From the genome of Haloterrigena sp. KLK7, one region includes:
- a CDS encoding acyl-CoA dehydrogenase gives MDFALSAEQQQIRDMVSEFVDEEVVPIADEIDHEDEFPADLVSEMAELGLMGMPFPEEYGGAGLDYHSYAIGLEEISRGSGGLGTIVAAHTSLAGNMLYEFGDESQKEEYLTPLAEGRDIGAFALSEAGAGSDVPAMETRAEKEGDEYVIDGGKLWISNGSVADTVTLFAKTDPDAGNKGISSFIVRPEEDDGFIVEGTEEKLGDKGCPTAELRFDELRIPESRRLGEEGEGFVHALKTLNGGRITIAARGVGIARAAFEEARDYANEREQFGQPIGEFQSIKHKLADMDTKIQAAKMLMHKAADKKIRDENYIKDASQAKLYASEVSREVANEGIQIHGGYGYTKDFAAQRFYRDAKLNEIYEGTSEVLRNTIGDQLLEE, from the coding sequence ATGGACTTTGCGCTCTCAGCCGAGCAGCAACAGATTCGCGACATGGTGTCGGAGTTCGTCGACGAGGAGGTCGTTCCCATCGCCGACGAGATCGACCACGAGGACGAGTTCCCCGCCGATCTCGTCAGCGAGATGGCCGAGCTCGGGCTGATGGGGATGCCGTTCCCCGAAGAGTACGGCGGCGCCGGGCTGGACTACCACTCCTACGCGATCGGCCTCGAGGAGATCTCGCGGGGTTCGGGCGGCCTCGGGACGATCGTCGCCGCCCACACGTCGCTGGCGGGGAACATGCTCTACGAGTTCGGCGACGAGTCCCAGAAGGAGGAGTATCTGACGCCGCTCGCGGAGGGGCGGGACATCGGCGCGTTCGCGCTCTCGGAGGCGGGGGCCGGAAGCGACGTTCCCGCAATGGAGACGCGGGCGGAGAAAGAGGGCGACGAGTACGTGATCGACGGCGGCAAGCTCTGGATCTCCAACGGCTCCGTCGCGGATACGGTCACCCTCTTCGCGAAGACCGATCCCGACGCGGGCAACAAGGGTATCTCGTCCTTCATCGTCCGTCCCGAAGAGGACGACGGCTTCATCGTCGAGGGCACGGAGGAGAAGCTCGGCGACAAGGGCTGTCCGACCGCCGAACTTCGCTTCGACGAGTTGCGCATTCCCGAATCACGACGGCTCGGCGAGGAGGGCGAGGGCTTCGTCCACGCGCTGAAGACGCTCAACGGCGGCCGGATCACCATCGCCGCCCGCGGCGTCGGCATCGCCCGCGCGGCCTTCGAGGAGGCCCGCGACTACGCCAACGAGCGCGAGCAGTTCGGCCAGCCGATCGGCGAGTTCCAGTCGATCAAGCACAAGCTGGCCGACATGGACACGAAGATTCAGGCCGCCAAGATGCTCATGCACAAGGCCGCAGACAAGAAGATCCGCGACGAGAACTACATCAAGGACGCCTCGCAGGCCAAACTGTACGCCTCCGAGGTGAGCCGCGAGGTGGCAAACGAGGGCATCCAGATCCACGGCGGCTACGGCTATACCAAGGACTTCGCCGCCCAGCGGTTCTACCGCGACGCCAAACTCAACGAGATCTACGAGGGCACCAGTGAGGTGCTGCGGAACACGATCGGCGACCAGTTGCTCGAGGAGTAA
- a CDS encoding polysaccharide deacetylase family protein has translation MDRRKFIAATGVSFSALMAGCSRSGFDVESGTNAESKDDDSSDTASEPSDQDQFSRHGENGAVVITYDDAPLQDYTQAFPVHQEFDAPATIGVVTDSLTRDRDDGVRWMNVDQLSILQSHGWEIASHTTSHADLDQARLTEDIVPGDDRIYPTRTTHADPAEKSLEITDGEKSVTRTVLGGGTDGTGSYIQLDEEINQSFDAESTVERYTSSEMNHFLGDSKAILEEEGFTVDTLIAPYDAFGEWVRRHAKQYYIGVANAYVTRGRVNSPIDFDPFETKRGYFIEETSRDVIEDDLDEIARNGSLGIFAAHTEKDVVSPEEIRTTLEMIDDRGIEVLTLRDAITRLS, from the coding sequence ATGGACCGACGTAAATTCATCGCTGCTACAGGGGTATCATTCTCCGCGCTCATGGCAGGGTGTTCTCGGTCCGGATTCGACGTCGAATCCGGGACAAACGCTGAGAGTAAGGACGACGACTCGAGTGATACGGCGTCTGAGCCCTCCGATCAGGATCAGTTCAGTAGGCACGGTGAGAACGGTGCCGTGGTGATCACCTATGATGATGCGCCTCTCCAGGACTATACGCAAGCATTTCCGGTTCATCAGGAGTTTGACGCTCCTGCAACGATTGGCGTCGTTACAGATTCACTGACCCGAGATCGAGACGACGGAGTACGATGGATGAACGTCGATCAACTCAGTATTCTCCAGAGTCACGGTTGGGAGATTGCATCTCATACGACCAGTCACGCTGATCTCGATCAAGCCCGCCTCACTGAGGATATCGTTCCCGGAGATGACCGGATCTATCCGACTCGAACTACTCATGCTGACCCCGCTGAGAAATCACTCGAGATCACGGACGGAGAGAAATCGGTTACTCGTACCGTTCTCGGCGGTGGAACGGACGGTACCGGATCCTATATTCAACTCGATGAGGAGATCAACCAATCGTTCGACGCTGAGTCGACCGTCGAACGCTATACCAGCAGCGAAATGAACCACTTTCTCGGTGACTCGAAGGCTATTCTCGAAGAGGAGGGATTCACTGTCGATACCTTGATCGCGCCGTACGATGCATTTGGCGAATGGGTTCGCCGACACGCTAAACAATACTATATCGGTGTTGCTAACGCCTATGTGACCAGAGGACGTGTCAACTCACCGATTGACTTTGACCCCTTCGAGACCAAGCGTGGCTATTTCATCGAGGAGACCTCTCGAGACGTTATTGAAGACGATCTCGACGAAATCGCACGGAACGGGAGCCTCGGCATCTTTGCTGCTCACACGGAGAAAGATGTCGTCTCTCCCGAGGAGATTCGTACCACGCTCGAAATGATCGACGATCGCGGCATCGAAGTGCTGACGCTTCGAGATGCGATTACTAGACTCTCTTAG
- a CDS encoding PadR family transcriptional regulator, with the protein MTKWLRSGRRRDICFLLAAAEDGELRGQQLKSRLESHYDDHLDPQSFYGSLSALEDAGFVEKRTEGLYDVYAFTEAGERRVREHYDWVRECLEGDSGPE; encoded by the coding sequence ATGACCAAGTGGCTCCGAAGCGGTCGCCGCCGCGACATCTGTTTCCTGCTGGCCGCCGCCGAGGACGGCGAACTCCGCGGCCAGCAGCTGAAATCGCGACTCGAGTCCCACTACGACGACCACCTCGATCCGCAGTCGTTCTACGGCTCGCTGTCGGCGCTCGAGGACGCGGGGTTCGTCGAGAAGCGAACCGAGGGGCTGTACGACGTCTACGCGTTCACCGAGGCCGGCGAGCGACGGGTCCGAGAGCACTACGACTGGGTGCGGGAGTGTCTCGAGGGCGACTCGGGACCCGAATAG
- a CDS encoding phytoene/squalene synthase family protein produces MTTGQPEPPTDADLDWCYDAVHGVSRTFSITIDRLEEPMARHICLGYLLCRVADTIEDAGHIPPETQTELLTEYDRVLDPDADRTVAEFMDDVEPWLPEERNDDWEVVAQTPRVLRTFESLDAEPREIMREPVRELVDGMAMFTDRYADEGGLRLQTVEELEEYCWYAAGTVGTLITGLVARGTSQDRADEMRENARSFALLLQLVNIAKDVESDYHEENNVYLPAEWLAAEDVDVEEVTDEAHHGGVTNVIKRVTGRAERYLDDAQRYLEVVPEHNGNRLSAWAIPYLLAVGTLRELRERPEDVVREGDVKVSRAEVFALLQQFEDGVSRSNLAELRKEMAEKPLHH; encoded by the coding sequence ATGACCACGGGCCAGCCCGAACCTCCAACTGACGCCGACCTGGATTGGTGTTACGACGCGGTTCACGGCGTTTCGCGGACCTTTTCGATCACTATCGATCGGCTCGAGGAGCCGATGGCGCGACACATCTGTCTGGGGTACCTCCTCTGTCGAGTCGCCGACACGATCGAGGACGCGGGACACATTCCGCCGGAAACGCAGACGGAACTGCTCACCGAATACGACCGCGTGCTCGATCCGGACGCCGACCGGACCGTCGCGGAGTTCATGGACGACGTCGAACCGTGGCTCCCCGAGGAGCGCAACGACGACTGGGAGGTCGTCGCCCAGACGCCGCGGGTGCTGCGGACGTTCGAGTCGCTGGACGCCGAGCCCCGTGAGATCATGCGCGAGCCGGTTCGGGAACTCGTCGACGGCATGGCGATGTTCACCGACCGCTACGCCGACGAGGGCGGCCTGCGCTTACAGACCGTCGAGGAACTCGAGGAGTACTGCTGGTACGCCGCCGGCACCGTCGGGACGCTGATCACCGGGCTGGTCGCCCGCGGCACCTCCCAGGATCGGGCCGACGAGATGCGGGAGAACGCCCGCTCGTTCGCGCTCCTCCTGCAACTGGTCAACATCGCGAAGGACGTCGAATCGGACTACCACGAGGAGAACAACGTCTACCTCCCCGCCGAGTGGCTCGCGGCGGAGGACGTCGACGTCGAGGAAGTCACCGACGAGGCCCACCACGGTGGCGTTACGAACGTCATCAAGCGGGTGACAGGCCGCGCCGAGCGCTACCTCGACGACGCCCAGCGCTACCTCGAGGTCGTCCCCGAGCACAACGGCAACCGGCTCTCGGCGTGGGCGATTCCCTACCTGCTTGCCGTCGGGACGCTCCGCGAACTGCGCGAGCGCCCCGAGGACGTCGTCCGCGAGGGCGACGTCAAGGTCTCGCGCGCGGAGGTCTTCGCGCTGCTCCAGCAGTTCGAGGACGGCGTCTCGCGGTCGAACCTGGCCGAACTTCGCAAGGAGATGGCGGAGAAACCGTTACACCACTGA
- a CDS encoding 3-hydroxyacyl-CoA dehydrogenase NAD-binding domain-containing protein has product MVRDRIDRIGVVGAGTMGSGIAQVAATHGYDVVMRDIEQEFVESGFETIADSLGRLESRDALEDDPETIRDRIEGTTVLDDLSDCDLVVEAALEELEVKQDVFADLERVCDEDVLLATNTSTLSITSIASDLEHPERVIGLHFMNPVPIMEGVEVVVGEKTTDEATDLAHDLAEELEKTTWEADDKPGFVTNRILMPWINEGIRAFDEGVATKEDIDAGMELGTNVPMGPLTLADHIGLDVCLHASETLHEELGDRYKPAYLLKRKVEAGDLGKKTGKGFYEYE; this is encoded by the coding sequence ATGGTTCGCGACCGAATCGATCGGATCGGCGTCGTCGGCGCGGGAACGATGGGCAGCGGAATCGCACAGGTCGCCGCCACGCACGGCTACGACGTCGTGATGCGCGATATCGAGCAGGAGTTCGTCGAGAGCGGCTTCGAGACGATCGCGGACAGTCTCGGGCGACTCGAGAGCCGGGACGCCCTCGAGGACGACCCCGAGACGATCCGCGACCGGATCGAGGGGACGACGGTTCTCGACGACTTATCGGACTGCGACCTCGTCGTCGAGGCCGCGCTGGAGGAACTCGAGGTCAAGCAGGACGTCTTCGCCGACCTCGAGCGGGTCTGCGACGAGGACGTGTTGCTCGCGACGAACACGAGCACGCTCTCGATCACCTCGATCGCGAGCGACTTAGAGCACCCCGAGCGGGTGATCGGCCTGCACTTCATGAATCCCGTCCCGATCATGGAGGGCGTCGAGGTGGTCGTCGGCGAGAAGACGACCGACGAGGCGACCGACCTGGCCCACGACCTCGCCGAGGAGTTAGAGAAGACGACCTGGGAGGCCGACGACAAGCCCGGCTTCGTCACGAACCGCATCCTGATGCCGTGGATCAACGAGGGGATCCGGGCCTTCGACGAGGGCGTCGCCACGAAGGAGGACATCGACGCGGGGATGGAACTCGGCACGAACGTCCCCATGGGGCCGCTGACGCTGGCCGACCACATCGGGCTGGACGTCTGTCTGCACGCCTCCGAGACGCTCCACGAGGAACTCGGGGATCGGTACAAACCGGCCTACCTCCTCAAGCGGAAGGTCGAGGCCGGCGACCTCGGCAAGAAGACGGGAAAAGGGTTCTACGAGTACGAATAG
- a CDS encoding heme o synthase has translation MVTESASFPRPIGTRQRFSALLAATALGVYLLLIVGATTSLTNATAACSTWPTCHAPVDPLSQTQLVVAWGHRIAAVVVGLLVAATAVTAVLGDVSRRVTTAIVVGAVLYVVQVGVGAATAMSGPEAIVPGLHLALGLVIFGTIVLALAWDLELATGSDDDAIDPEPLTDDVDGEGTAAAGGRTLPEGGLARARLTAFAYFKMMKPRLMWLLCLVAAAGMALAAGPSLDRYTILATLGGGVLAIGASGTFNHVLERDVDRKMSRTADRPLATDLIPVPNALAFGGLLTVASLGIFLTINRLAAALGLAAIIFYSVVYTLVLKPNTVQNTVIGGAAGALPALIGWAAVTNEIGLPGLALAGVIFLWTPAHFYNLALAYKDDYARGGFPMMPVVRGETETRKQIIYYLAATLVSTIALAWITDLGALYAATVVVFGGIFLWTAVRLHFEQTEAAAFRSFHASNAFLGAVLVAVLVDALVLTGSLF, from the coding sequence GTGGTAACCGAATCAGCGTCGTTTCCCCGTCCGATCGGCACTCGACAGCGCTTCTCCGCACTGCTGGCAGCGACCGCGCTGGGCGTTTACCTCCTCCTGATCGTCGGCGCGACGACCTCGCTGACGAACGCGACCGCGGCGTGTTCGACCTGGCCGACCTGTCACGCGCCCGTCGATCCGCTGAGTCAGACGCAACTCGTCGTCGCGTGGGGCCACCGGATCGCGGCCGTCGTCGTCGGCCTGCTCGTCGCCGCGACGGCCGTCACCGCCGTCCTCGGCGACGTCTCGCGGCGCGTCACGACGGCGATCGTCGTCGGCGCCGTTCTCTACGTGGTTCAGGTCGGCGTCGGCGCCGCGACGGCGATGTCCGGACCCGAGGCGATCGTGCCCGGCCTGCATCTCGCGCTCGGGCTCGTGATCTTCGGGACGATCGTCCTCGCGCTCGCCTGGGATCTCGAGCTCGCCACCGGGAGCGACGACGACGCGATCGATCCTGAACCGCTCACCGACGACGTCGACGGCGAGGGAACGGCCGCCGCCGGCGGTCGCACCCTGCCCGAGGGCGGACTCGCTCGGGCCCGGCTCACCGCCTTCGCGTACTTCAAGATGATGAAGCCGCGCCTGATGTGGCTGCTCTGTCTGGTCGCCGCCGCGGGGATGGCGCTGGCCGCCGGCCCCTCGCTCGACCGCTATACGATTCTGGCGACGCTCGGCGGCGGCGTCCTCGCCATCGGCGCCTCGGGGACCTTCAACCACGTCTTAGAGCGCGACGTCGATCGGAAGATGTCCCGCACGGCGGATCGCCCGCTGGCGACCGACCTGATTCCCGTGCCCAACGCGCTGGCCTTCGGCGGGCTGTTGACCGTCGCCTCGCTCGGGATCTTCCTGACGATCAACCGGCTGGCGGCCGCGCTCGGCCTCGCGGCGATCATCTTCTACAGCGTCGTCTACACCCTCGTCCTCAAGCCCAACACCGTCCAGAACACGGTCATCGGCGGGGCCGCGGGGGCGCTCCCGGCGCTGATCGGCTGGGCCGCGGTCACCAACGAGATCGGGCTCCCGGGGCTGGCGCTCGCGGGCGTGATCTTCCTCTGGACGCCGGCGCACTTCTACAACCTCGCGCTGGCGTACAAGGACGACTACGCCCGCGGCGGCTTCCCGATGATGCCCGTCGTCCGCGGCGAGACCGAGACGCGAAAGCAGATCATCTACTACCTCGCGGCGACGCTCGTGAGCACGATCGCGCTGGCCTGGATCACCGATCTCGGCGCGCTGTACGCCGCGACGGTGGTCGTCTTCGGCGGGATCTTCCTCTGGACCGCCGTCAGACTCCACTTCGAGCAGACCGAGGCCGCGGCGTTCCGCTCGTTCCACGCCTCCAACGCCTTCCTCGGGGCCGTTCTCGTCGCGGTGCTCGTCGACGCGCTCGTCCTGACCGGGTCGCTGTTCTGA
- a CDS encoding long-chain fatty acid--CoA ligase, which translates to MPTGTDQTLRPFLWRASKLYADTEIVSRNHDGMQRYTYGEYEDRTSQLANALDEYGIESGDRVGTFCWNHSRHFETYFAVPSIGAQLHTINPLLPDAHIQYIVDDADDELIFVDQSLAPKLAGAVADADGEFDDVDFVVMGSEESDDLEATPYESFIEGHQSEYDWPDVDEEQPAGMCYTSGTTGDPKGVEYTQQMLWSHTMASQTPQGIPMADDDVVMPVVPMFHVNAWGMPFTATAGGSKQVFPGPSPDPEDLATLIENEGVTISAGVPTVWLGLMEYCSENQVDLSTLDTVIVGGSAAPKSMVEWFDTQGVEVLHAWGMTEMAPIGSVSHLKADLRNADYDTQVEKRSKQGLVVPGLEFRVIDDDGEEIAWNGREFGELWIRGPWVTKEYFKRPEANEADFEDGWLKTGDVVTVDEDGYIKIVDREKDVIKSGGEWISSVELENAIMAHDDVAEAAVVGVPHERWQERPVAFIVPAEGADRETIVAEINDLLADEYPKWWLPDEIEFIEEVPKTATGKFSKKDIREEYAEQSLVEGQVPEDAAPDRD; encoded by the coding sequence ATGCCGACGGGAACGGACCAAACACTTCGACCGTTTTTGTGGCGTGCGAGTAAGCTATACGCTGATACGGAGATCGTCTCCCGAAATCACGACGGGATGCAGCGATACACCTACGGCGAGTACGAGGATCGAACGAGCCAGCTCGCGAACGCCCTCGACGAATACGGGATCGAGAGCGGCGATCGGGTCGGGACGTTCTGCTGGAATCACTCGCGTCACTTCGAGACGTACTTCGCCGTGCCGTCGATCGGCGCCCAGCTCCACACGATCAATCCGTTGCTCCCCGACGCGCACATTCAGTATATCGTCGACGACGCCGACGACGAACTGATCTTCGTCGATCAGTCGCTCGCCCCGAAGCTCGCGGGCGCGGTCGCCGACGCCGACGGCGAGTTCGACGACGTCGACTTCGTCGTCATGGGAAGCGAGGAGTCCGACGACCTCGAGGCGACGCCCTACGAGTCGTTCATCGAGGGCCACCAGAGCGAGTACGACTGGCCCGACGTCGACGAGGAACAGCCCGCGGGGATGTGTTACACCTCGGGAACGACCGGCGACCCGAAGGGCGTCGAATACACCCAACAGATGCTCTGGAGCCACACGATGGCGTCCCAGACGCCACAGGGGATCCCGATGGCCGACGACGACGTCGTCATGCCCGTCGTACCGATGTTCCACGTCAACGCCTGGGGGATGCCGTTTACGGCGACGGCGGGCGGCTCCAAACAGGTCTTCCCCGGCCCATCTCCGGACCCCGAAGACCTCGCGACCCTCATCGAAAACGAGGGTGTGACTATCAGCGCGGGCGTTCCGACCGTCTGGCTCGGGCTGATGGAGTACTGTTCGGAGAATCAGGTGGACCTCTCGACGCTCGATACCGTGATCGTCGGCGGGTCGGCAGCGCCGAAATCGATGGTCGAGTGGTTCGACACGCAGGGCGTCGAAGTGCTTCACGCCTGGGGGATGACCGAGATGGCACCGATCGGCTCGGTGTCTCACCTCAAAGCCGATCTGCGGAACGCCGACTACGATACGCAGGTCGAAAAGCGCAGCAAGCAGGGACTCGTGGTTCCCGGCCTCGAGTTCAGGGTCATCGACGACGACGGCGAGGAGATCGCCTGGAACGGACGGGAGTTCGGTGAACTGTGGATCCGTGGCCCGTGGGTGACCAAGGAGTACTTCAAGCGCCCCGAGGCCAACGAAGCGGACTTCGAGGACGGCTGGCTCAAGACCGGTGACGTCGTCACCGTCGACGAGGACGGCTACATCAAGATCGTCGACCGGGAGAAGGACGTGATCAAGTCCGGCGGCGAGTGGATCTCGTCGGTCGAACTCGAGAACGCGATCATGGCTCACGACGACGTCGCCGAGGCGGCCGTCGTCGGCGTCCCCCACGAGCGCTGGCAAGAGCGACCGGTCGCGTTCATCGTTCCCGCGGAGGGCGCCGATCGGGAGACGATCGTCGCCGAAATCAACGACCTGCTCGCCGACGAGTATCCCAAGTGGTGGCTGCCGGACGAGATCGAGTTCATCGAGGAAGTCCCCAAGACGGCGACGGGGAAGTTCTCGAAGAAGGACATCCGCGAGGAGTACGCCGAGCAGTCTCTCGTCGAGGGACAGGTTCCCGAAGACGCCGCGCCGGATCGCGACTGA
- a CDS encoding pyridoxal phosphate-dependent aminotransferase codes for MNRSSASESDTERGTERDRLSDRVREIEPQGIRVMFELAAEYERERGDEADLVHLEFGEPDFDTPAHVVDAAFEAARDGATRYTSNAGLPALREAIAEKLSADGELPVDPESELVVTNGGVEALHLAIQTVADPGEEVVVPTPAWPNPISQAKLADAVPVEVPMPADEGFEPDPERIVDAIGPNTAAVTLTSPSNPTGRAFSADAIERVVDAAAAHGAYVLADEVYRELTYDEIPPRVASVTDRDERVLSVNSFSKTYAMTGWRVGWLSGPADVVSQIAKIHESTTSCVNTPAQYAALEALTGPQEPFREMAAAFRSRRDYVVDRLESIPRVSVAEPEGAFYAFVDVSELEGSSVDIAKRLLYDGGVVTAPGRAFGAGGEGHLRLSFANDRDRLELGLDRLEELVRTELDAE; via the coding sequence ATGAATCGATCGTCCGCCTCCGAATCCGACACCGAACGCGGGACCGAGCGCGATCGGCTCTCCGACCGCGTCCGCGAAATCGAGCCCCAGGGGATCCGCGTGATGTTCGAACTCGCCGCCGAGTACGAGCGCGAGCGCGGGGACGAGGCCGATCTCGTCCACCTCGAGTTCGGCGAACCCGACTTCGACACGCCGGCGCACGTCGTCGACGCGGCGTTCGAGGCCGCTCGCGACGGAGCGACCCGATACACCTCGAACGCGGGCCTCCCGGCGCTCAGGGAGGCGATCGCCGAGAAGCTGTCCGCCGACGGCGAGCTACCGGTCGATCCCGAGTCGGAACTCGTCGTCACGAACGGCGGCGTCGAGGCGCTGCACCTCGCGATCCAGACGGTCGCCGACCCCGGCGAGGAGGTCGTCGTGCCGACGCCCGCGTGGCCGAACCCGATCTCGCAGGCGAAGCTCGCCGACGCCGTCCCCGTCGAGGTGCCGATGCCGGCCGACGAGGGATTCGAACCCGACCCCGAGCGGATCGTCGACGCCATCGGTCCGAACACGGCGGCGGTCACGCTGACCTCGCCCTCGAACCCGACCGGACGGGCGTTCTCCGCGGACGCCATCGAACGCGTCGTCGACGCCGCCGCTGCACACGGCGCTTACGTACTCGCGGACGAAGTCTACAGGGAGCTCACGTACGACGAGATTCCGCCCCGCGTCGCGAGCGTCACCGATCGCGACGAACGGGTCCTCTCGGTCAACTCCTTCTCGAAGACCTACGCGATGACGGGCTGGCGCGTCGGCTGGCTCTCCGGCCCCGCCGACGTCGTCTCGCAGATCGCGAAGATCCACGAGAGCACGACGTCCTGCGTCAACACGCCCGCCCAGTACGCCGCGCTCGAGGCGCTGACCGGTCCGCAGGAGCCGTTCCGCGAAATGGCCGCCGCCTTCCGCTCCCGCCGGGACTACGTCGTCGACCGCCTCGAGTCGATCCCCCGCGTCTCCGTCGCCGAACCCGAGGGGGCCTTCTACGCGTTCGTCGACGTGAGCGAACTCGAGGGCTCGAGCGTAGACATTGCGAAGCGGCTCCTCTACGACGGCGGCGTTGTCACGGCGCCCGGACGGGCCTTCGGCGCCGGCGGCGAGGGACACCTCCGGCTGAGCTTCGCGAACGACCGCGACCGACTCGAACTGGGACTGGATCGACTCGAGGAACTGGTTCGAACCGAACTGGACGCCGAGTGA
- a CDS encoding DUF3267 domain-containing protein, which produces MNRTEPRRSPQLIATFRRTRAVAVQWIVVSAVGFFGFAYLFGRVRAAILGTSLEPIVVPVFAPPDALLWLVASVGLVALVVVPHELLHGVFMARYGGDVGYGIGVSYFVLPYAYAKTEGASYARDQLLVALLAPFVGITAVGLAAMFVYPSPLVIVPLAANAAGSIGDLWMAGVLLQYPADVRVGPLPDGDAQGFGVYGSRSNAGSVGRRPGMRFLSRLVAGAVGTLALLATALVATVFGSLVVGSGTVVIGEPGSQWFLFRHELDSRAGAVLLEIGAVAAVALAAVGGLAWAGLREGYRAVAADRSER; this is translated from the coding sequence GTGAACCGGACGGAGCCTCGCAGGTCCCCGCAGCTGATCGCGACGTTCCGACGCACGCGGGCGGTCGCAGTCCAGTGGATCGTCGTCTCCGCGGTCGGTTTTTTCGGCTTCGCCTACCTGTTCGGCCGCGTCCGCGCGGCGATTCTCGGGACGTCCCTCGAGCCGATCGTCGTGCCGGTGTTCGCACCGCCGGACGCGCTGCTCTGGCTCGTCGCCTCGGTCGGCCTCGTCGCGCTCGTCGTGGTGCCCCACGAACTGCTCCACGGCGTCTTCATGGCCCGCTACGGCGGCGACGTCGGATACGGGATCGGCGTCTCCTACTTCGTCCTGCCGTACGCGTACGCGAAGACGGAGGGCGCGAGCTACGCGCGCGATCAGTTGCTCGTCGCCCTGTTGGCCCCGTTCGTCGGCATCACGGCCGTCGGGCTAGCGGCGATGTTCGTTTACCCGTCGCCGCTGGTGATCGTCCCGCTCGCGGCCAACGCCGCCGGCTCGATCGGCGACCTCTGGATGGCCGGCGTCCTCCTGCAGTACCCCGCGGACGTCCGCGTCGGCCCGCTCCCCGACGGCGACGCGCAGGGCTTCGGCGTCTACGGCTCGCGTTCGAACGCCGGCAGCGTCGGTCGCCGGCCGGGGATGCGGTTCCTGTCGCGGCTCGTCGCCGGTGCCGTCGGGACGCTGGCGCTGCTGGCGACCGCGCTCGTCGCGACGGTGTTCGGCTCGCTCGTCGTCGGCTCCGGGACCGTCGTGATCGGCGAGCCCGGCAGCCAGTGGTTCCTCTTTCGCCACGAACTCGATTCCCGCGCCGGAGCGGTCCTCCTCGAGATCGGCGCCGTCGCGGCGGTCGCCCTCGCGGCCGTCGGCGGGCTCGCGTGGGCGGGGCTCCGGGAAGGCTATCGCGCGGTCGCGGCCGATCGGTCCGAGCGATGA
- a CDS encoding SDR family oxidoreductase, giving the protein MTQTVLVAGAHGQVGQHVTELLAERDHTARAMVRDPDQTDEMEALGGDPVVADLTEDVADAVEGADAIIFAAGSGGDAVYDVDRDGAINLIDAAEDAGVDRFVMLSSMGADDPESGPDALEDYLTAKAEADEYLRQSGLEYTIVRPGELTNDSGTGTIEVGDDIGLDAGDIPREDVARTLVVALEHDELVGETFELLSGDEPIDEALETIAPR; this is encoded by the coding sequence GTGACTCAGACCGTACTCGTCGCCGGCGCACACGGACAGGTGGGACAACACGTCACCGAACTGCTCGCCGAGCGCGATCACACCGCTCGAGCGATGGTCCGCGACCCGGACCAGACCGACGAGATGGAAGCGCTGGGCGGAGACCCCGTCGTCGCTGATCTAACCGAGGACGTTGCGGACGCGGTCGAGGGCGCTGATGCGATAATCTTCGCCGCCGGCTCCGGCGGCGACGCCGTCTACGACGTCGACCGCGACGGCGCGATCAACCTGATCGACGCCGCCGAGGACGCCGGCGTCGACCGCTTCGTCATGCTCAGTTCGATGGGCGCCGACGACCCGGAGTCGGGCCCCGACGCGCTCGAGGACTACCTGACCGCCAAGGCCGAGGCCGACGAGTACCTCCGCCAGAGCGGACTGGAGTACACGATCGTCCGCCCGGGCGAACTGACGAACGACTCCGGAACCGGGACGATCGAAGTCGGAGATGACATCGGGCTAGACGCCGGCGACATTCCCCGCGAGGACGTCGCCAGGACGCTCGTGGTCGCGCTCGAGCACGACGAACTCGTCGGGGAGACGTTCGAACTCCTCTCGGGCGACGAACCGATCGACGAAGCGCTCGAGACGATCGCTCCGCGATGA